CTTTTTTCGTTTTGTTTATTATTCAGTTCATTTTCTACACCTCATCAAATAGATATTTGGGAAGACTTAGAAGTTTTCCACCAAGCGATTGCCCTTACATTTCATCCTGCTGAAGATGGCGATTTTAAGCCTATTAGAAATGACTCTGATGAGCTTTTGGAAGCAGCTAAACGTCTTTCAGAAACAAAGCTGCCAGCTTATTTTGAGAAAAAAGAAAATGCTGCACTCAAAGAAGAGGTATTGAAAAATATCAAGATGCTTCTTGAGCAAAGTGAAGAACTGCATAACTTAGCGCAAAATAAAAATACCACTGACACTACTCTTTTTACATCCTTAAAAAAGCTACACGATACCTACCATCATATTGAGGTACTAAATAAGAAGTCAAGGCAAAAATAAAAATGAATAGATTGCTACTCACTTGTAATCTTTTTTCTGTTTTTTATATTTTTAGCTAAATTTATAACCCTATAAAGAACCAAAAATACAATGATACGTATTTTTGGTTCGTATTTTGGAATATGTTTCTTGATTAGACAAGCTAATAACTGTTTTCTAATCCATTTTTTAGTATTTGATTTACTTTTGTTTTATAATTTTGGCTTTCATTTGATTTTATATATTGCCTTTTAGTACCTGTATTATGAAAAAATATACTCTATTCTTATTATTTTCTGCTTTTGTTTTTCTTGCTTTTACGCAAATAGCCTATTCACAAGCAATCTACAACTTTCCAATGCTTGTGCAAGAACAAGTAGAAGTAAAATCTCATCCTTTGCCTTCTGGTTTTGATGAAAAAGGAGATACTACTCTTACAGTTTATTCTGGAATGTATGGAGATTTTGCAGTTTATTTTGTCAATGGACCTCAATATCATCATATTCTGAATCCTAACCCAACAGGGCTTATTATCAATGGTAAAGCATATGATTTTTATTGTGATTCTGAAAGAGGAACAAAGAAAAATATTTCCAACTTTTTAGATATTTATGAATTTGAATATTTAGGTAGAAAATACATTTGCTTCTTTAGTTTTAGAGAAGACTGTCTCCATAAAGGCTGTCTCTATCGTTGTTATAACTTATTTGATGTAACAGATAGAAATAATGTAACAGCCAACTCATTTGCTAGTGTGTATGGCGAAACATTTACTTTTGGAGACTACAATAGCGATGGCGTAATGGATTTTATTCGTGTGGCATCACAGCTTCCTCCAAACATTGAAGAAGACAAAATCCCAACAGAAGATAAGTCGCTTTATGGTTTGGTAACTGTATTTTCATTTGATAAAGATGGCAAAGCAACAGATATTAAACACGATGGAAATAGCTACTATTTATTTATCAAAGGAACAGATGAAGAGTTTTCTGGCTTTGAAGTCGTTCAGAATGATTGGTTTATTCCTCTTAAAGACCAATCGGGTAAAATTGCTCCCATAACACCTTATTTTGCGCCTTATGTTTCCTTTGACCCTAAAGAACCTTTTCTCTATGATGCCAAAGGCTACCGAGTAGCACAAAATGTTTGGGCAATACAAGTTGCTGAGTTTGATGAGATTGAAGGTGCATTAGATTATTGTGAATATCTAAAAGAAGGAGGATTAGAAGAAGTTTTTGTATATATCGACCAATATAATAGAGATTTGCATTTTTTGGTATTGGCAGGTAATTATATGGATAAAGGAAAAATACAACAATTACAAACCGATTTAAGACAAGCTGGCATAAATGGTAAAGTAATAAACATGAGGACAGAATTTTGACAGATTGTTTCTTTTGTTGAAATAACTTTTAGTATATTCTAGCGTTCTAAATGAAAGAAGAAAATAGAAAAATATCCTCATCCTATATTGTATCTACTTTACATAACAGAAATGAAAAAATGTAGTTTATGAAAAATATAAAAATACTTATTTTATTTGTCAGTTCATTCTTACTGTTTAGCTCTTTGAGCTTGGCACAAGACTATCAAATAGCACAACTTAGTCAAGAGCTGATAAATATCACAACACGTCCAAATCCTTCGCTTCCTAGGGAGAAAAAAGATACAAGTTTTACAGATTATGAAGGCTCAAGTATTCCTATTTCACTGTATGTTTTGAATGGAGCACAATATCACCCTATCATTAACCCTGCTCCAACAGGCGTTTACATCAACGGACAACATTTTAGGTTCTATTGTAGTATTGAGCGTTCTTTGGTACAGTATCTAAGTATTTTCTTAGACGTTTATGAGTTTGATTTTCTAGGAAGAAAATA
This portion of the Bernardetia sp. genome encodes:
- a CDS encoding SPOR domain-containing protein, which encodes MKKYTLFLLFSAFVFLAFTQIAYSQAIYNFPMLVQEQVEVKSHPLPSGFDEKGDTTLTVYSGMYGDFAVYFVNGPQYHHILNPNPTGLIINGKAYDFYCDSERGTKKNISNFLDIYEFEYLGRKYICFFSFREDCLHKGCLYRCYNLFDVTDRNNVTANSFASVYGETFTFGDYNSDGVMDFIRVASQLPPNIEEDKIPTEDKSLYGLVTVFSFDKDGKATDIKHDGNSYYLFIKGTDEEFSGFEVVQNDWFIPLKDQSGKIAPITPYFAPYVSFDPKEPFLYDAKGYRVAQNVWAIQVAEFDEIEGALDYCEYLKEGGLEEVFVYIDQYNRDLHFLVLAGNYMDKGKIQQLQTDLRQAGINGKVINMRTEF